The nucleotide window GCCGATGTCGAGCGGCTGCTGCCCATGGCCGAGTGCGTCGATGTCATGGCGGACGCGCTGGCGACGCTGGCCCGCGGCGATGCGGTGCTGCCGCTCCGGAACGTCGTGTCGCTTCCTGATCGCAGCGGGCGCCTCGGGTTGATGCCGGGCTACCTCGGCTCGCCC belongs to Candidatus Eisenbacteria bacterium and includes:
- a CDS encoding ornithine cyclodeaminase family protein, with protein sequence MDVRIISQADVERLLPMAECVDVMADALATLARGDAVLPLRNVVSLPDRSGRLGLMPGYLGSP